A genomic region of Caloenas nicobarica isolate bCalNic1 chromosome 9, bCalNic1.hap1, whole genome shotgun sequence contains the following coding sequences:
- the PIEZO1 gene encoding piezo-type mechanosensitive ion channel component 1, producing MERRALCAGIYWLLLPLALLAACLFRFNVLSLVYLLFLLLLPWFPGPSQRGAGGHTGRLLKALLGTSILFLLAHFVFQICLYTLPVLDQLLGPSCSTWEVLARHVGVTRLDLSDIPNSVRLVAPDVGILLVSSLCLCLCRRLVPKASAAPRSHRPESLEPLERGKEEDVEQHSGTADGDTPLSARLRVTAHWLLWAAGKGLAVLLLALAGITLPSASSSIYYLLFVGLCTWWACHLPASRLAFDTLCVLVGVYAACHLLCLYAYQAPFVQGVFPPPTIWARVFGFKDIILYRNCSRPNALVLNTHHPWPVYANPGILLLLYYTVATLVKLRRRDARRTAAPAQPPARRPERELVEMESWPKDTDGVAEDTKPMLSASTGKPDAENCTVHVMGNSPQLGRRRPAERLPLHTLSHVVMKQSYVCALIAMMVWSITYHSWLTFVLLLWACLIWTVRSRQHFAMLCSPFLLLYGVALCSLQYVWAMDLTPELPTRLGFLSLEQLGLVHPKYPCLDLGAKLLLTLTFWLLLRQFVKEKLLTRRCPATPLLEVTISDSEPSRHRDVLKALGVLVRDFYAKYWICVCAGMFIVVSFAGRLVVYKIVYMLLFLLCLTLFQVYYSLWRKVLKGFWWLVVAYTMLVLIAIYTFQFEDFPMYWRNLTGLTNEQLGDLGLEQFSVSELFSSTLIPGFFLLACILQLHYFHRPFMHITDLEHVPAATSPPCHIPRPEELHGSRLLRDAAAAESAGMSDSDTVSQVPTKWGLVLERLIVLGWTFSDMLTRGQVFVGRLLELHVLKLVALYTIWVALQEVSVMNFLLVLLWTFAMPYCRFRHMASCLSTIWTCIIIVCKMLYQLKIVNPSEYSSNCTQPQLNATNLNPEELGNSTLYRGPVDPANWFGIRKGYPNLGYIQNHLLVLLLLVFEAVVYRRQEYYRKQHQLVAPVTETIFDDISREHLDHGLGSCAKYFLNYFYYKFGLEICFLMTVNVIGQRMNFMVILHGCWLVVILTRRRRAAIARLWPKYCLFLVIFLIYQYLLCVGIPPGLCVDYPWRWSRTLPINSALIKWLYLPDFFVPPKSTNLINDFVLLLCASQQWRVFEAERCEEWLRAAGKNTDRLDLERDPHNPTPNFIHCRSYLDMAKVVVFRYLFWFVLVVVFITGATRISLFGLGYLLACFYLLLFGTAMLRKPARARLVLWDCLILYNITVIISKNMLSLLSCVFVQQMQSNFCWVIQLFSLVCTVKGYYDPKVMGKDHDCSLPVEEAGIIWDSICFFFLLLQRRVFLSYYFLHVMLDLQASALQASRGVALFKASTLKRMRFHRQAEKKSLAQLKRQMERIRAKQEKYRQERLPRGSGEGQNETETAPGDLVEPSRQSERWWRPWLDHAAVLHSGDYFLFESDSEEEEEAAVPLPEEPRSSRQSAFQIAYQAWVTNTRTALQQQEQQEQPEPPGAEVAAGDSGGTEEQLEAPDEAEGQEDEEEEEDSERSNVVQRALSTLRFLWVLCRAMVDGLTQWLDACTREHTDMSTVLRLERYVLTRRLATGGDMHRGVLDELYLPPEEDPPEEPSAGGSGVADPQNGVASSGHQEAVPPPAECPLPPSSQEQVTPWGSQEDVDGSRELLAQPQNRSRTASELLLSRRLYFPELEESEQFYQSHNRFLKLLLAGYRCVAAHSELLCYFIIILNNMVTASVISLFLPILVFLWAMLSIPRPSKRFWMTAIIFTEVMVVVKYLFQFGFFPWNSYAMLVRNEGKPFFPPRILGLEKSNRYIKYDLAQLLALFFHRSLLLSYGLWDHEEDPFPKKKVEVERTEDEEEEERREEAASPLLPGGEEGMEALAEPEAPGAAVGPEPEGDTVGQEEAAGATRLRFRRKRRQGRKQLEVAPEEGDGEGEEEEEEEQEKEEAKQSHAQRKLKAFGLQVKLFFLTMAQNMYQPVRGFFRDILHTQQRAATDVYAFMFLADVVDFIIIIFGFWAFGKHSAATDIASSLSDDQVPEAFLVMLLIQFTTMVIDRALYLRKTVLGKLIFQVILVFSIHLWMFFILPAVTERLFSLNTVAQLWYFVKCIYFSLSAYQIRCGYPTRILGNFLTKKYNHLNLFLFQGFRLVPFLVELRAVMDWVWTDTTLSLSNWMCVEDIYANVFIIKCSRETEKKYPQPKGQKKKKIVKYGMGGLIILFLVAIIWFPLLFMSLVRSVVGVVNHPIDVTVTLKLGGYEPLFTTSAQQQSIQPFTPHDYEALTHQFERQPVAMQFITLYGYEDIVTARIEGSSGSLWSISPPSREQMRRELQNGSSDITIRLTWTFQRDLGKGGTVEHTFDKHSTDLEPGAPQRMELAQLLQGTRNTPVQVPKLFPKYIRAPNGPEAPPVKQLLPDGEDSYLDVEVQLKRERAGPGRGGNSFLEWWVVRLKEAPPNDGHILPMVIFNDKVSPPSLGFLAGYGIMGLYVSIVLVIGKFVRGFFSEISHSIMFEELPCVDRILKLCQDIFLVRETGELELEEELYAKLIFLYRSPETMIKWTREKE from the exons CCTGCCTGTTCCGCTTCAACGTCCTCTCCCTGGTGTatctgctgttcctgctgctcctgccgtGGTTCCCGGGGCCCAGCCAGCGCGGGGCCGGAG GTCACACTGGCCGCCTCCTCAAAGCTCTGCTGGGGACCagcatcctcttcctcctcgcCCATTTCGTTTTCCAAATATGCCTGTACACGCTGCCTGTCCTGGACCAGCTGCTGGGGCCCAGCT GCAGCACCTGGGAGGTCCTCGCTCGGCACGTCGGGGTCACCAG GTTGGACTTGAGTGACATCCCCAACTCAGTGCGTCTGGTGGCACCTGATGTCGGCATCCTGCTGGTCTCGTCCCTTTGCCTGTGCCTGTGCCGCCGccttgtccccaaggccagCGCTGCCCCCCGCAGCCACAGACCGGAGTCCCTGGAGCCCCTTGAGCGG GGGAAAGAGGAGGATGTGGAACAGCACAGTGGCACGGCTGACGGGGACACGCCGCTCAGCGCCAGGCTGCGGGTGACGGCACACTGGCTGCTCTGGGCGGCTGGGAAGGGCCtggctgtcctgctgctggccttggCTG GGATCACCCTGCCCTCCGCCTCCTCCAGCATCTACTACCTGCTCTTCGTGGGGCTGTGCACATGGTGGGCCTGTCACCTCCCCGCCAGCCGCCTGGCCTTCGACACCCTCTGTGTCCTGGTTGGTGTCTACGCCGCCTGTCACCTCCTCTGCCTCTATGCCTACCAGGCACCCTTCGTCCAGGGGGTCTTCCCGCCCCCCACCATCTGGGCACG ggtGTTTGGCTTCAAGGACATCATCCTGTACCGCAACTGCTCGCGGCCCAACGCCCTGGTGCTCAACACCCACCACCCCTGGCCCGTCTATGCCAACCCTGGCATCCTGCTCCTGCTCTACTACACTGTGGCCACCCTGGTGAAGCTGCGCCGCCGGGATGCCAGG AGAACCGCGGCACCGGCACAGCCGCCGGCCAGGCGCCCGGAGAGGGAGTTGGTGGAGATGGAGAGCTGGCCCAAGGACACGGATGGCGTGGCTGAGGACACcaag cccatgCTGTCTGCCAGCACCGGGAAGCCAGATGCCGAAAACTGCACTGTCCACGTCATGGGTAACTCACCGCAGCTGG GCAGGAGGCGTCCGGCAGAGCGGCTGCCCCTGCACACCCTGAGCCACGTCGTCATGAAGCAGAGCTACGTCTGCGCCCTCATCGCCATGATG gtgtgGAGCATCACGTACCACAGCTGGCTGACCTtcgtgctgctgctctgggcatGTCTGATTTGGACGGTGCGGAGCCGGCAGCACTTCGCCATGCTCTGCTcgcccttcctcctgctctaCGGCGTCGCGCTCTGCAGCCTGCAGTACGTCTGGGCCATGGACCTGACCCCCGAGCTGCCCACCCGCCTTGGCTTCCTCAGCCTcgagcagctggggctggtgcaCCCTAAATATCCCTGCTTGGACCTGGGGGCGAAG ctcctgctcacccTCAccttctggctgctgctgcggcaATTCGTTAAGGAGAAGCTGCTAACAAGGAGGTGCCCGGCCACCCCGCTCCTGGAGGTGACCATCTCAGATTCAG agcccagccGGCACCGGGACGTGCTGAAGGcgctgggggtcctggtgcgGGATTTTTACGCCAAATACTGGATCTGCGTCTGTGCCGGCATGTTCATCGTGGTGAGCTTCGCCGGCCGCCTCGTCGTCTACAAGATTGTCTACATGttgctcttccttctctgcctcaCCCTCTTCCAG gtgtACTACAGCCTGTGGCGCAAGGTGCTGAAGGGCTTTTGGTGGCTGGTGGTGGCGTACACCATGCTGGTGCTCATCGCCATCTACACCTTCCAGTTTGAGGACTTCCCCATGTACTGGAGGAACCTGACGGGTCTCACCAACGAGCA GCTGGGTGACCTGGGCCTGGAGCAGTTCAGCGTCTCCGAGCTCTTCTCCAGCACCCTCATCCCGGGCTTCTTCCTCCTGGCCTGCATCCTCCAGCTCCATTACTTCCACCGTCCCTTCATGCACATCACTGACCTGGAgcatgtccctgctgccacctcGCCACCCTGCCACATCCCCAG GCCTGAGGAGCTGCACGGGAGCCGGCTGCTGCGGGATGCGGCCGCTGCCGAGAGCGCCGGGATGAGCGACTCCGACACTGTGTCACAGG TGCCCACCAAGTgggggctggtgctggagcGCCTGATCGTGCTGGGCTGGACCTTCTCGGACATGCTGACCCGCGGGCAGGTCTTTGTGGGGCGGCTGCTGGAGCTCCACGTCCTCAAGCTGGTGGCTCTCTACACCATCTGGGTGGCCCTGCAGGAG GTATCGGTGATGAACTtcttgctggtgctgctgtggaCCTTTGCCATGCCCTACTGCCGCTTCCGCCACATGGCCTCCTGCCTCTCCACCATCTGGACCTGCATCATCATCGTCTGCAAGATGCTCTACCAGCTCAAGATTGTCAACCCCAGCGAGTACTCCAGCAActgcacccag ccccagctcaaCGCCACCAACTTGAACCCAGAGGAACTCGGCAACTCCACGTTGTACCGTGGCCCCGTGGACCCCGCCAACTGGTTCGGCATCCGCAAGGGTTACCCCAACCTGGGCTACATCCAG aACcacctgctggtgctgctgctgctggtgttcGAGGCGGTGGTGTACCGGCGCCAGGAGTATTACCGCAAGCAGCACCAGCTGGTGGCCCCCGTCACCGAGACCATCTTCGATGACATCTCCCGTGAGCACCTCGATCACGGCCTGGGCAGCTGCGCCAAATACTTCCTCAACTACTTCTACTACAAATTTGGCTTGGAG ATCTGCTTCCTGATGACGGTGAACGTGATCGGGCAGCGGATGAACTTCATGGTGATCCTGCACGGCTGCTGGCTGGTCGTCATCCTGACGCGGCGGCGGCGAGCGGCCATCGCCCGCCTCTGGCCCAAGTACTGCCTCTTCCTCGTCATCTTCCTCATCTACCAGTACCTGCTGTGCGTGGGCATCCCGCCCGGCCTCTGCGTGG ACTATCCGTGGCGATGGAGCCGGACCCTCCCCATCAACTCAGCGCTCATCAAGTGGCTCTACCTGCCCGACTTCTTCGTTCCCCCCAAATCTACTAACCTCATCA ACGACTtcgtgctgctgctgtgtgcatcCCAGCAGTGGCGGGTGTTCGAGGCCGAGCGCTGCGAGGAGTGGCTGCGGGCGGCTGGCAAGAACACCGACCGGCTGGACCTGGAGCGGGACCCCCACAACCCCACCCCCAACTTCATCCACTGCCG GTCCTACCTGGACATGGCCAAGGTGGTGGTTTTCCGCTACCTCTTCTGGTTCGTCCTGGTGGTGGTCTTCATCACCGGGGCCACCCGCATCAGCCTCTTTGGCCTCGGCTACCTGCTGGCCTGCTTCTACCTCCTCCTCTTTGGCACTGCCATGCTGCGCAAGCCGGCGCGGGCTCGCCTGGTGCTCTGGGACTGCCTCATCCTCTACAACATCACCGTCATCATCTCCAAAAACATGCTGTCG ctcctctcctgcGTCTTCGTGCAGCAGATGCAGAGCAACTTCTGCTGGGTCATCCAGCTCTTCAGCCTCGTCTGCACCGTCAAGGGCTACTATGACC CCAAGGTGATGGGCAAGGACCACGACTGCTCGCTGCCCGTGGAGGAGGCGGGCATCATCTGGGACAGCAtctgcttcttcttcctcctcctccagcgcCGTGTCTTCCTCAGCTACTACTTCTTGCACGTCATGCTGGACCTCCAggcctctgctctgcaggcttCCAG GGGGGTCGCGCTGTTCAAGGCCAGCACCCTGAAGAGGATGCGCTTCCACCGGCAAGCCGAGAAGAAGTCGCTGGCCCAGCTGAAGCGGCA GATGGAGCGGATCCGAGCCAAGCAGGAGAAATACCGCCAGGAGCGGCTGCCCCGTGGCTCTGGAGAGGGACAGAATGAGACCGAGACAG CGCCCGGCGACCTGGTGGAGCCGTCCCGGCAGAGCGAGCGGTGGTGGCGGCCATGGTTGGACCACGCCGCAG tgctgcactCGGGTGATTACTTCCTCTTCGAGTCGgacagcgaggaggaggaggaggcggcggtgCCGTTGCCAGAGGAGCCGCGGTCGAGCAGGCAAAGTGCCTTCcag ATCGCCTACCAAGCCTGGGTGACCAACACCAGGACAGCgttgcagcagcaggagcagcaggagcagccggAGCCGCCTGGTGCCGAGGTGGCTGCAG GGGACAGCGGCGGGACAGAGGAGCAGTTGGAGGCACCTGACGAGGCTGAAGgccaggaggatgaggaggaggaggaagactcCG AGCGCAGCAACGTGGTGCAGCGGGCGCTGAGCACCCTGCGGTTCCTGTGGGTGCTGTGCCGGGCCATGGTGGACGGGCTGACCCAGTGGCTGGACGCCTGCACCCGGGAACACACTGACATGTCCACTGTCCTGCGCCTCGAGAGATACGTCCTCACACGCCGCCTGGCCACC GGAGGGGACATGCACCGTGGGGTCCTGGACGAGCTCTACCTGCCACCGGAGGAGGATCCCCCCGAGGAGCCGAGCGCGGGGGGGTCTGGGGTTGCAGACCCCCAAAACGGCGTCGCTTCCAG CGGGCACCAAGAAGCCGTTCCCCCCCCGGCGGAGTGCCCGCTGCCCCccagcagccaggagcaggtGACACCCTGGGGGTCCCAGGAGGACGTGGATGGGTCTCGAGAGCTGTTGGCCCAGCCCCAGAACCGCAGCCGGACGGCCAGCGAGCTCCTCCTCAGCAG gcGCTTGTACTTCCCCGAGCTGGAGGAGTCGGAGCAGTTTTATCAGTCCCACAACCGGttcctgaagctgctgctggccgGGTACCGCTGCGTGGCTGCCCACTCCGAGCTGCTCTGCTACTTCATCATCATCCTCAACAACATGGTCACCGCCTCCGTcatctccctcttcctccccatcctCGTCTTCCTCTGGGCCATGCTCTCCATCCCCCGGCCCAGCAAGCGCTTCTGGATGACGGCCATCATCTTCACCGAG gtgatggtggtggtgaaATACCTCTTCCAGTTCGGGTTCTTCCCCTGGAATAGTTACGCCATGCTGGTGCGCAACGAGGGCAAGCCCTTCTTCCCACCCCGCATCTTGGGCTTGGAGAAGAGCAACCGCTACATCAAGTACGACCTGGCCCAGCTCCTGGCGCTCTTCTTCCACCGCTCCCTGCTGCTG TCCTATGGGCTGTGGGACCACGAGGAGGACCCCTTCCCCAAGAAGAAGGTGGAGGTGGAGCGGAcagaggacgaggaggaggaggagaggcggGAGGAAGCAGCATCCCCACTGCTGCCGGGGGGTGAGGAGGGGATGGAGGCGCTGGCAGAGCCGGAGGCACCGGGCGCAGCTGTGGGGCCAGAGCCAGAGGGCGATACTGTGGGGCAGGAAGAGGCTGCTGGGGCCACGCGGCTCCGCttcaggaggaagaggaggcagggGAGGAAGCAGCTGGAGGTGGCTCCGGAGGAAG gggatggggagggagaggaggaggaggaagaggagcaggagaaagaagaggcaAAACAGAGCCACGCTCAGAGGAAGCTGAAGGCGTTTGGGCTGCAGGTCAAACTCTTCTTCCTCACCAT gGCACAGAACATGTACCAGCCCGTGCGTGGGTTCTTCCGGGACATCCTGCACACCCAGCAGCGCGCGGCCACCGACGTCTACGCCTTCATGTTTTTGGCCGACGTGGTTgacttcatcatcatcatcttcgGCTTCTGGGCTTTCGGG aaaCACTCAGCGGCCACCGACATCGCCTCCTCGCTGTCTGATGACCAAGTGCCAGAGGCGTTCCTGGTCATGCTGCTCATCCAGTTCACCACCATGGTCATTGACCGGGCGCTCTACCTCCGCAAGACCGTGCTGGGCAAGCTCATCTTCCAGGTCATCCTGGTCTTCAGCATCCACCTCTGGATGTTCTTCATCCTGCCGGCTGTCACCGAAAG GTTGTTCAGCCTCAACACGGTGGCCCAGCTGTGGTACTTTGTAAAGTGCATCTACTTCTCGCTCTCAGCCTACCAGATCCGCTGCGGCTACCCCACCCGCATCCTGGGCAACTTCCTCACCAAGAAATACAACCACCTCaacctcttcctcttccaggG GTTTCGCCTCGTGCCCTTCCTGGTGGAGCTGCGGGCTGTCATGGACTGGGTCTGGACGGACACCACGCTGTCCCTCTCCAACTGGATGTGCGTGGAGGACATCTACGCCAACGTCTTCATCATCAAGTGCAGCCGCGAGACGGAGAAG AAATACCCCCAGCCCAAGgggcagaagaagaagaagatcgTGAAGTATGGCATGGGCGGCCTCATCATCCTCTTCCTCGTGGCCATCATCTGGTTCCCGCTGCTCTTCATGTCACTGGTGCGCTCCGTGGTGGGCGTCGTCAACCACCCCATCGATGTCACCGTCACCCTCAAACTGGGGGGGTATGAG CCACTGTTCACCACGAGCGCCCAGCAGCAATCCATCCAGCCCTTCACCCCCCACGACTACGAAGCCCTCACCCACCAGTTTGAGCGGCAACCG GTGGCCATGCAGTTCATCACGCTGTACGGCTACGAGGACATCGTGACCGCCCGCATTGAGGGCAGCTCGGGCTCGCTCTGGAGCATCAGCCCCCCCAGCCGGGAGCAGATGCGGCGGGAGCTGCAGAACGGCTCGTCCGACATCACCATCCGCCTCACCTGGACCTTCCAGAG ggaCCTGGGCAAGGGGGGGACGGTGGAGCACACCTTCGACAAACACAGCACCGACCTGGAGCCTGGCGCGCCCCAGCGCATGGAGctggcccagctgctgcagggcaccCGCAACACCCCCGT GCAAGTGCCCAAACTCTTCCCCAAATACATCCGCGCACCTAATGGCCCTGAAGCCCCCCCGGtcaagcagctgctgccag ACGGGGAGGACAGTTACCTGGACGTGGAGGTGCAGCTGAAACGGGAGCGCGCGGGCCCCGGCCGAGGGGGCAACAGCTTCTTGGAGTGGTGGGTGGTGCGGCTGAAGGAAGCCCCCCCCAACGACGGCCACATCCTCCCCATGGTCATCTTCAACGATAAAGTcagcccccccagcctgggCTTCTTGGCTGGTTATGG GATCATGGGGCTGTACGTCTCCATCGTGCTGGTGATCGGGAAGTTCGTGCGGGGTTTCTTCAGCGAGATCTCGCACTCCATCATGTTCGAGGAGCTGCCGTGCGTGGACCGGATCCTCAAGCTGTGCCAGGACATCTTCCTGGTGCGCGAGACGGGcgagctggagctggaggaagagctCTACGCCAAGCTCATCTTCCTCTACCGCTCCCCTGAGACCATGATCAAGTGGACGCGGGAGAAGGAATAA